From the genome of Geminocystis herdmanii PCC 6308, one region includes:
- the thiO gene encoding glycine oxidase ThiO, giving the protein MKTSNEIIIIGGGIIGLSIALELKLKGLGVTVLSKNYAQAATNAAAGMLAPKAEGLQGVMLDLALKSLALYPEWAGKLEQLSKGDIDYNPCGIIAPVYSQPTTINENWLDRDTLQFYQPQLGKDVIGGYWYPEEGQVDPRKVGKVLLNIAQLLGIDIKEGVEAIALTRHQGRIKNILTKSGIFSADTYILASGAWSSKLFPLPVRPIKGQMLSLKIPLENPLERVIFGENTYLVPKKDGRLIIGATSEDIGWQEGSTAEGINTLLNRAIRLYPPLASWQLNEIWYGFRPTTADEMPILGYSDADNLIFATGHHRNGILLAPITAKLISNLIIDKHPDPLLQHFTYQRFHQAKPQIMTYPTPSQNGNLNNIESNLTDVNGESSHFSPKSSQVGYLSPSTANELFNNSQDDDGLIIAGRKFSSRLMTGTGKYSSMESMQKSVIASGCEIVTVAVRRVQTNAPGHEGLAEAIDWGKIWMLPNTAGCTNAEEAVRVARLGREMAKLLGQEDNNFIKLEVIPDSKYLLPDPIGTLQAAEQLVKEGFAVLPYVNADPLLCKRLEEVGCATVMPLGSPIGSGQGIQNLANIKIIIEQAKIPVVIDAGIGTPSEAALGMELGADALLINSAIALAQNPVKMAQAMGLATQAGRLAYQSGRIPVKEYASASSPLVGIVS; this is encoded by the coding sequence ATGAAAACTAGCAACGAAATTATTATTATTGGCGGTGGAATCATCGGACTCTCGATCGCGCTGGAGTTAAAATTAAAAGGATTAGGGGTAACAGTATTAAGTAAAAATTATGCCCAAGCCGCCACCAACGCCGCCGCAGGAATGTTAGCACCTAAAGCCGAAGGTTTACAAGGTGTTATGTTAGATTTAGCCTTAAAATCCCTTGCTTTGTATCCCGAATGGGCAGGAAAATTAGAACAGTTGAGCAAGGGCGATATAGACTATAATCCTTGTGGTATCATTGCCCCAGTATATTCCCAACCAACCACCATCAATGAAAATTGGTTAGATAGAGATACCCTCCAGTTTTATCAACCCCAGTTAGGCAAAGATGTCATCGGCGGTTATTGGTATCCCGAAGAAGGACAAGTTGATCCTCGCAAAGTCGGTAAAGTATTATTAAACATAGCCCAATTATTAGGTATAGACATCAAAGAAGGAGTAGAAGCCATCGCGCTTACCCGTCATCAAGGTAGAATTAAAAATATCCTCACCAAATCAGGCATATTTTCAGCGGATACTTATATCTTAGCTAGTGGTGCATGGTCAAGTAAACTATTTCCTCTCCCCGTGCGCCCGATAAAAGGGCAAATGTTAAGTTTAAAAATCCCCTTAGAAAATCCCCTAGAAAGAGTTATCTTTGGAGAAAATACCTACTTAGTGCCGAAAAAAGACGGGCGCTTAATCATCGGTGCAACTTCCGAAGATATTGGTTGGCAAGAAGGCTCAACCGCAGAAGGCATCAACACCTTATTAAATCGTGCTATTCGTCTGTATCCTCCTCTTGCCTCGTGGCAGTTAAACGAAATTTGGTATGGTTTTCGCCCTACTACTGCCGATGAAATGCCCATTTTAGGTTATAGTGATGCAGATAATTTAATCTTCGCTACCGGACATCATCGCAACGGTATCCTTTTAGCACCCATTACCGCTAAATTAATTAGTAATCTTATCATCGATAAACACCCCGATCCCCTTTTACAACATTTCACCTATCAACGATTTCACCAAGCTAAACCACAAATTATGACCTATCCAACCCCTTCTCAAAATGGCAATTTAAACAACATAGAAAGCAATTTAACCGATGTAAACGGTGAATCAAGTCATTTTTCTCCTAAAAGTAGCCAAGTAGGATATTTAAGTCCTTCTACAGCCAATGAGCTTTTTAATAATTCTCAAGATGACGATGGTTTAATCATTGCCGGGCGCAAATTTTCCTCCCGATTGATGACAGGTACAGGAAAATATTCTAGTATGGAATCCATGCAGAAAAGCGTGATTGCTAGTGGTTGCGAAATTGTCACCGTTGCCGTGCGTAGAGTACAAACCAACGCCCCCGGTCATGAAGGATTAGCAGAAGCGATCGATTGGGGTAAAATATGGATGTTGCCTAATACTGCAGGTTGCACCAATGCGGAAGAAGCCGTAAGGGTTGCCCGTTTAGGTAGAGAAATGGCAAAATTACTCGGACAGGAAGACAATAACTTCATTAAACTAGAGGTTATTCCTGACTCCAAATATTTATTACCTGATCCCATCGGCACACTACAAGCCGCCGAACAATTAGTCAAAGAAGGTTTTGCGGTGTTACCCTATGTTAATGCTGATCCTCTCCTTTGTAAACGTTTAGAGGAAGTTGGTTGTGCGACAGTTATGCCTTTAGGCTCTCCTATCGGCTCAGGGCAAGGTATTCAAAACTTAGCTAATATTAAAATTATCATCGAACAAGCAAAAATTCCCGTAGTCATCGATGCAGGAATTGGCACACCTAGCGAGGCGGCTTTGGGTATGGAGTTGGGCGCGGATGCTTTATTAATCAATAGTGCGATCGCTCTTGCTCAAAATCCTG